The Podospora bellae-mahoneyi strain CBS 112042 chromosome 7, whole genome shotgun sequence genome includes a window with the following:
- a CDS encoding hypothetical protein (COG:T; EggNog:ENOG503NVY0) translates to MSVHGPEPPVPAVVAASDAVEVKSSERARQREIAAYLLAASFPPDLPTAFAEKATLNSDPILNGLTQLGALRLGCDRAFVSLIDRTYQYVVSEITRSHSLFDLISDPGDTIAIGVCKLRNCDGVCPATMNAFMDETGEWVKTGPDVIANRTRYIINNFTTHPDYKDRPYVKNYPYFRSYLEVPLVSSLGYLMGSYCVVDSKLNEFDDDEKVEIMNEIAAAIMAHLENVRIKQSRDRSAQLIQGLSGFIRHEPPSQRPSRASAIPRPAPSDLDPPTTTEQPGSIGGSNDDGKSSGRADSTDVQSSDGSQRPEPINVISSSSIESGQSGLSLLSEARQTPSETPPTTPRDEVNENPMEQQLKTAIARTDADKAAIANPPAPSSETSESHGSGFISSANIKTTFFRAAGTIRRSMDMDGFMFLDAVPSSYRDRSDQPTLSSQPGTLHDYEEGPFCSAIVKSCLGPTGENITHSSQTRLPEVSLQRFIRAFPQGKVFTADEYGPIDDSYGPGKRFQSSRQQPDPATVRLKDDIDALFRVLPSAKYVVFLPLWHFQRECWYAASLGWVEDPTRAIDITDIGLVSAFGNSIMAEVSRLEALAASRAKSDFVSSLSHELRSPLHGIMASSELLRENMLDSPLLSTLDMLDSCATTLLDTFNNLLDHAVVTHAGRERDHKSPAAQLRVTDLGLLVEEVVETIRVGHLSGNAFHMQSSMLKKIAEPVNSSVPDRPLLITVHVAMKSAWRMPVNVGAWKRIVMNIFGNALKYTLTGRIEVKLKTVQRLDKTGKSSEHISFSVQDTGLGMSSDYLKYHLFTPFSQENSHSPGMGLGLSIVQQLVNDLGGVVEVYSSVGIGTCVEVLVPLNKDETDSSVAVPVQPPQQLFDAHQRQLAGRTLCLITSEVYSASNNTGPGANKDQRLWTMSVERALKSNAGETLGMTVTIPTHNEPLPTADIYVLDSGAPHDTAHKDIDDFMVRHSHIAPLVLLCSGSGPPSCLKSSTTKNHPLHIHHPLGPRKLAAVLCAALEAKTPLNIDTVQSINSAQASAVAKWITPVPLSPGVPALAKLKTELGPITGPDPRPAVPVEAKTNKPITSPTTSNAKGTAQSPSAPTRHLLLVDDNPINIKLLTQVVRKLNHTFLTAANGLEAAQLYKKSLEGQGARFDLVFMDISMPIMNGFEATREIRQMEANAGVVDKVKIVALTGLSSDLSRNEATASGCDLFLTKPVKMNVVREVLNELNNDSVGG, encoded by the exons ATGTCGGTTCATGGCCCCGAGCCACCGGTGCCGGCCGTTGTGGCAGCAAGTGACGCCGTCGAGGTGAAAAGCTCTGAGCGAGCCAGGCAGAGAGAGATCGCAGC TTAcctcttggccgcctcgtTCCCTCCAGATCTCCCCACCGCTTTCGCCGAAAAGGCCACGCTGAACTCGGACCCCATCCTCAATGGCCTCACTCAACTCGGCGCCCTGCGACTGGGCTGCGACAGAGCCTTTGTGTCTCTCATCGATAGAACATACCAATATGTCGTCTCGGAGATCACGCGATCACACTCGCTTTTTGACTTGATCTCCGACCCGGGAGACACCATCGCGATAGGTGTTTGCAAGCTGAGGAATTGCGATGGTGTGTGTCCGGCAACCATGAACGCGTTTATGGACGAGACAGGTGAATGGGTGAAAACAGGACCCGATGTCATTGCGAATAGAACGAGATATatcatcaacaacttcaCGACACACCCCGACTACAAAGACCGCCCATATGTCAAGAATTACCCCTACTTCCGATCATACCTCGAGGTCCCTCTGGTCTCTTCGCTTGGGTACTTGATGGGAAGCTACTGCGTGGTGGACAGCAAGTTGAATGAgtttgacgatgacgaaAAAGTGGAGATTATGAACGAGATTgctgccgccatcatggcGCATCTGGAGAATGTTAGGATAAAGCAGAGCCGAGATCGTTCGGCCCAGCTAATACAAGGGTTAAGCGGATTCATCAGGCATGAACCACCCTCACAGCGGCCCTCCCGTGCGAGTGCCATACCTAGGCCGGCGCCCAGCGACCTCGATCCTCCGACAACGACGGAGCAGCCGGGCAGCATTGGAGGTTCCAACGACGACGGCAAATCCTCCGGCAGAGCTGATTCGACTGATGTGCAGTCGTCTGACGGGTCTCAACGACCAGAACCGATTAATGTCATTTCATCGTCGTCAATCGAGTCAGGCCAGTCTGGCCTCTCTTTGTTGTCAGAAGCCAGACAGACTCCTTCCGAGacacctccaacaaccccgcgGGACGAGGTCAACGAGAATCCGATGGAACAACAATTGAAGACGGCTATCGCTCGCACCGATGCAGACAAAGCCGCCATTGCAAACCCACCGGCCCCCTCATCGGAAACCTCGGAATCACACGGGAGTGGCTTCATATCTTCAGCcaacatcaaaaccaccTTCTTCCGAGCCGCCGGTACCATTCGACGCTCTATGGACATGGATGGCTTCATGTTTCTCGACGCAGTGCCAAGTTCTTATAGAGACAGGTCCGACCAGCCCACTCTGAGTAGCCAGCCAGGGACTCTCCACGACTATGAAGAAGGCCCATTTTGCTCTGCCATTGTCAAATCTTGTCTAGGGCCCACTGGTGAAAACATTACTCACTCTTCCCAGACGCGCCTGCCTGAAGTATCGCTTCAACGGTTTATCCGCGCATTCCCTCAGGGCAAAGTGTTTACCGCTGATGAATATGGCCCGATCGATGACAGTTACGGACCTGGGAAGCGATTCCAGTCCTCTCGTCAACAACCAGACCCAGCAACTGTACGACTGAAGGATGACATTGACGCCCTATTCCGAGTTTTGCCCTCTGCCAAATACGTCGTCTTCCTGCCGTTGTGGCATTTCCAGCGCGAATGCTGGTATGCTGCCAGTCTGGGTTGGGTGGAAGACCCGACTCGGGCTATCGACATCACGGATATCGGTCTGGTGTCTGCGTTCGGCAATTCCATCATGGCCGAGGTATCACGACTTgaagccctcgccgccagTCGCGCAAAGTCAGACTTTGTTTCATCCCTTAGCCATGAATTGCGCAGTCCACTTCATGGAATCATGGCCAGCAGCGAGTTGCTGCGAGAGAATATGTTGGACAGCCCACTCTTGTCGACTTTGGATATGCTGGACTCCTGCGCCACAACGTTACTCGACACGTTCAACAACTTGCTCGACCACGCTGTGGTGACCCACGCCGGCCGGGAACGTGATCACAAGTCACCGGCTGCACAGCTCCGAGTCACTGACTTGGGGCTGCTCGTGGAGGAAGTTGTGGAAACCATCCGTGTCGGCCACCTATCTGGGAACGCCTTCCACATGCAATCGTCGATGCTCAAGAAGATAGCAGAACCAGTTAACAGCAGCGTACCCGACCGTCCATTACTGATTACCGTCCATGTCGCGATGAAATCTGCCTGGAGAATGCCGGTCAACGTCGGTGCATGGAAGCGCATCGTCATGAACATTTTTGGAAATGCCCTGAAGTACACTTTGACTGGACGAATTGAGGTGAAACTCAAAACAGTTCAGCGACTGGATAAGACAGGGAAGTCTTCTGAACATATCTCCTTCTCGGTGCAGGACACTGGGTTGGGAATGTCTTCCGACTATTTGAAGTATCACCTGTTCACCCCGTTTTCCCAGGAAAATAGCCACTCACCGGGCATGGGCCTCGGCCTCAGCATTGTCCAGCAACTGGTCAATGACCTCGGAGGCGTCGTTGAAGTTTACAGCTCGGTTGGCATAGGTACATGCGTCGAAGTCCTCGTTCCCCTGAATAAGGATGAGACAGACTCATCGGTGGCAGTGCCTGTCCAACCTCCACAGCAACTATTCGACGCACATCAACGCCAGCTCGCTGGTCGCACTTTGTGTCTGATCACGAGCGAAGTGTACAGTGCGTCCAACAACACTGGTCCAGGGGCCAACAAAGATCAGCGCCTTTGGACCATGAGTGTCGAAAGGGCTTTGAAGTCCAACGCGGGTGAGACCCTTGGTATGACAGTGACCATACCAACACATAATGAGCCACTGCCAACCGCAGATATCTACGTTTTGGATTCTGGCGCGCCTCATGATACAGCACACAAAGACATCGATGACTTCATGGTCAGACATTCGCATATTGCGCCCTTGGTCTTGCTGTGCTCAGGCTCTGGGCCGCCATCATGCCTGAAGTCGAGTACAACAAAGAATCACCCTCttcacatccaccaccccctgggCCCCAGGAAACTGGCGGCAGTATTATGCGCGGCTCTTGAAGCCAAAACGCCTCTCAACATCGACACAGTCCAGTCCATCAATTCGGCCCAAGCATCTGCCGTCGCCAAATGGATTACGCCTGTCCCTCTCAGTCCGGGTGTTCCTGCGCTGGCGAAACTGAAAACAGAACTAGGACCAATAACCGGACCAGACCCTCGGCCGGCAGTGCCAGTGGAAGCGAAGACTAATAAGCCTATCACTTCACCAACGACGTCTAATGCTAAAGGCACCGCGCAATCCCCCTCCGCGCCCACCAGGCATCTCTTGCTTGTTGAcgacaaccccatcaacatcaaactCCTCACACAGGTGGTCCGCAAACTCAACCACACCTTTCTCACTGCAGCCAATGGCTTGGAAGCTGCACAACTTTACAAGAAATCTTTGGAAGGCCAGGGGGCGCGGTTTGATTTGGTGTTTATGGATATCAGCATGCCCATCATGAATGGCTTCGAGGCCACACGGGAAATTAGGCAGATGGAGGCCAACgcgggtgttgttgacaaggTCAAGATTGTTGCTCTCACGGGACTAAGCAGCGACTTAAGCCGGAATGAGGCGACGGCGAGCGGGTGTGACTTATTCCTGACGAAGCCAGTCAAGATGAATGTTGTCAGGGAGGTGCTGAATGAGCTGAACAACGATAGCGTAGGGGGGTGA
- a CDS encoding hypothetical protein (COG:H; EggNog:ENOG503NYNV) produces the protein MDHPSCLHVGQRPPAPDFDRPPPSPVVDLRATATPENHWEQQQPPPPPYTPLPTLPLPPPPPRPPRPPPLPVRVNVDPGIGALRIEDPLRPVSRGEVRSPQSPYFPPPPPPPPPPLSHRLRVQTSLPNLSQYGLKSPSLSPRPTTPTPVSAAATFGPGVTPGPNSGAESKPFWQNALSEARYFAGGLIPPPTESTKHYTILRHSSPLIFYRGPSTSVEISIFSAPDYPLPPDRSIWLQQRGFSGDSGMKIKAFFGSTDDWFNVTPSVAVQPDEVERDTERGWKRDMDKAARKMLKDKGPKKAHIPRETHVVRIPEASDDGYFRLHLCAGGPPDGQADETSSSSKRKILCSSPIFRVASTSTDSSKFRGATLSTLPLEAAAFVGSKVILSRIDPIIAPIQAGYDRVAPGLVKTLAYEVATDKINENAALRQEKNSYIPSSRSSSSSSSSSSCHDIGPDSGPMPPFPLKFTGLVNRGTGRSTAELGVPTANLLRTSPESARFALRGVYAGWACILPPKTASSSPDCPPPPSPVWHEALISAGPLPSSRPQAAPEPQVAVHLLHEFPRGFLGREIKVIAMGYLRPCLGFNAQIEDKLVAFSQDVHMVLSCLSGPGRRENWGPENAAVLLKQKKSERGMGERFLDVKEKVASKVPSVPLHKVGIRGFDPEAKDRMHGRGGYWVRR, from the coding sequence ATGGATCACCCCTCGTGTCTGCATGTTGGACAAAGACCACCAGCTCCTGACTTTGAccgtccaccaccatcacctgtTGTTGACCTGCGGGCAACGGCAACCCCTGAAAACCACTGggagcaacaacaaccaccaccacctccgtaTACACCGCTCCCGAcgcttccacttccaccaccaccgccgaggCCGCCCCGGCCGCCCCCACTTCCGGTGCGGGTCAATGTAGATCCCGGCATCGGTGCACTCCGGATTGAAGACCCTCTCCGGCCGGTGTCGCGCGGCGAAGTCAGAAGCCCGCAAAGCCCCtattttccaccaccaccgccaccaccaccaccgccgctcAGTCACCGGCTCCGGGTGCAGACCAGTCTACCGAATTTATCCCAGTACGGGTTAAAGTCTCCCAGTCTGAGCCCACGCCCAACAACTCCCACACCCGTCAGCGCCGCTGCGACATTCGGGCCGGGTGTGACCCCCGGACCTAACTCTGGTGCAGAGTCAAAACCATTCTGGCAAAACGCCCTTTCAGAAGCCCGTTATTTCGCCGGTGGCTTGATCCCACCGCCGACCGAGTCAACAAAACACTACACCATTTTGCGACATTCCTCACCACTCATCTTTTATCGTGGCCCCAGCACCTCAGTTGAGATATCCATCTTCAGCGCCCCAGACTATCCCCTCCCACCAGATCGCTCAATATGGCTTCAACAACGCGGCTTCTCCGGCGACAGCGGCATGAAGATCAAAGCCTTCTTCGGCTCCACAGACGACTGGTTCAACGTCACCCCTTCCGTCGCCGTCCAGCCAGACGAAGTCGAGCGTGACACCGAGCGCGGCTGGAAGAGAGACATGGACAAAGCCGCCAGAAAGATGCTCAAAGATAAAGGCCCCAAAAAAGCCCACATCCCCCGCGAAACCCACGTGGTCCGCATCCCTGAAGCCTCGGACGACGGTTACTTTCGTCTTCACCTCTGCGCCGGTGGCCCCCCTGATGGTCAGGCAGACGaaaccagctcctcctcaaaacgCAAAatcctctgctcctcccccatcttccgCGTAGCCAGCACCTCAACCGACTCGTCCAAATTCCGCGGcgcaaccctctccaccctccccctcgaagCTGCAGCCTTTGTCGGCTCAAAGGTGATCCTCTCCCGCATCGACCCCATCATCGCCCCCATCCAAGCAGGCTACGACCGCGTCGCCCCCGGCCTGGTGAAAACCCTAGCCTACGAGGTAGCCACGGACAAAATAAACGAAAATGCCGCCCTCCGTCAAGAAAAAAACTCGtacatcccctcctcccgctcatcctcctcctcctcctcctcctcctcatgccATGATATTGGCCCCGACTCCGGCCCCatgccccccttccccctgaAATTCACCGGCCTCGTCAACCGAGGAACAGGGAGATCCACCGCCGAACTTGGCGTCCCCACCGCAAACCTGCTGCGCACATCCCCCGAATCAGCAAGGTTCGCCCTGAGGGGTGTGTACGCCGGGTGGGCGTGCATCCTCCCGCCCaaaaccgcctcctcctcccccgactgccccccgcccccgtcgCCAGTCTGGCACGAGGCTCTCATCTCCGCCGgccctctcccctcctcccgacCGCAAGCGGCCCCAGAGCCGCAGGTGGCTGTCCACCTGCTCCACGAATTCCCCCGTGGTTTTCTCGGGAGGGAGATCAAAGTCATTGCGATGGGGTATCTTCGCCCGTGTCTGGGGTTCAACGCGCAGATAGAGGACAAACTAGTGGCGTTTAGTCAGGACGTGCACATGGTCTTGTCTTGCCTTTCTGGGCCGGGAAGGAGAGAAAATTGGGGACCTGAAAACGCGGCGGTGCTGctgaagcaaaagaagagtgagagaggaATGGGGGAGAGATTTCTGGATGTCAAGGAAAAAGTCGCCAGCAAAGTGCCGAGTGTGCCGCTTCACAAGGTTGGGATTCGGGGGTTTGATCCCGAGGCGAAGGATAGGATgcatgggagggggggttattGGGTTAGGAGGTGA
- a CDS encoding hypothetical protein (EggNog:ENOG503PY5T) → MTLNLTRNFLLLASIATKIGASPQRHSGWASPEPTGTKTQDGLEHLRISHKPTDAPILATSRELRRGDDDAGVCGYFDNPAIPAYHCSPHETCTNIGNYRACCPKGDWCADLDSHHTACVDYTHAACLYPTPGTLCCNGEDGYGYCRQYHWSTSATPNRTFTVFACMAGKHTDVGTLLPTPPSGSSLPTESSNDPSYEDLLRFGGSTFSSTSDTPSSKSETPVGAIVGGAIGGLAVIGAVIVAIFFMFFRSKKQVIEAKSGPGSSTSLSDDEQSVDLLPQQSPIARTWRPSSISYAPPLLGPGFTLPNPKATSTIVSPESEDDSLEQQQQQQQHQPLMSMRGPMSPVNAVPVEIGKAKESPIELAETCGHYELASHPVK, encoded by the exons ATGACTCTCAATCTCACCAGGAACTTCTTGCTTCTAGCAAGTATTGCCACGAAGATTGGTGCCTCGCCACAAAGGCATTCGGGTTGGGCCTCACCGGAGCCCACCGGCACAAAAACACAAGATGGACTAGAGCATCTTCGGATATCGCATAAGCCTACGGATGCCCCGATCCTGGCGACATCACGAGAGTTGCGTcgtggggatgatgatgctggcgTCTGCGGTTACTTCGACAACCCCGCTATTC CGGCTTATCACTGCTCTCCACACGAAACATGCACCAACATCGGCAACTATCGCGCGTGTTGCCCCAAGGGAGATTGGTGCGCAGATTTGGATTCTCACCACACAGCATGCGTGGATTACACCCATGCCGCGTGCCTCTATCCAACGCCAGGCACGTTATGTTG TAATGGCGAAGACGGTTATGGCTATTGCCGGCAATACCACTGGTCAACCTCTGCAACACCGAATCGAACCTTCACGGTCTTTGCCTGCATGGCAGGGAAACACACCGATGTTGGCACGCTCTTACCCACCCCGCCCTCGGGCTCCAGTCTCCCCACCGAATCATCGAACGATCCCAGCTACGAGGACTTGCTACGTTTCGGAGGCTCTAcattctcatcaacctcagACACGCCATCAAGCAAAAGCGAAACACCAGTGGGGGCCATTGTAGGAGGGGCTATTGGGGGTCTGGCCGTCATAGGAGCAGTCATTgtcgccatcttcttcatgtTCTTCCGCAGCAAGAAGCAGGTGATTGAGGCGAAATCAGGGCCAGGATCGTCGACATCGTTGTCGGATGATGAGCAGTCCGTTGACCTGCTGCCTCAACAGTCGCCGATTGCTAGGACATGGAGGCCTTCTTCTATATCCTATGCACCCCCACTCTTGGGTCCGGGGTTCACACTGCCGAATCCCAAAGCAACAAGCACGATTGTGTCACCCGAGAGCGAAGACGACTCGctagaacaacaacaacaacaacaacaacatcaaccgtTAATGTCGATGCGGGGACCAATGAGCCCTGTCAATGCTGTTCCGGTCGAGATCGGAAAGGCCAAGGAGTCTCCTATTGAACTGGCTGAAACGTGCGGACACTATGAGCTTGCGTCACATCCTGTCAAGTAA
- a CDS encoding hypothetical protein (EggNog:ENOG503P3A8) yields MATTNHHSDHQSHTCERTTVNGNSTTIVHDDRTVPRPLRIPRHVLLLSLQSPSWFDTEYENLLHALTAESGRILKAEDPEDALGMFSHREVASSFRAVLIADHGITFPRHSPIWHLLLKNYIRKGGRVIICCGFPCGVIPRDFDTMFSEIEGLDWKFAGCSRGEYGRAEAPGQGKDALPDVVDWNAVKLRAEGMKPGESWYSDSTGDSAAAMAKVGEGWLGYVGNVDVDGDTAMIILRMCGFDESEGGRGVYLKE; encoded by the coding sequence ATGGCtaccacaaaccaccacagcgACCACCAGTCGCACACGTGCGAACGAACCACCGTCAACGGTAATTCAACCACCATAGTCCACGACGACAGGACAGTTCCCAGACCCTTACGTATCCCGAGGCacgtccttcttctctccctaCAGTCGCCCTCTTGGTTCGACACCGAATACGAGAACCTCTTACATGCTTTGACGGCAGAGTCGGGCAGAATCTTGAAGGCTGAAGACCCCGAAGATGCCCTGGGGATGTTCTCCCACCGAGAGGTCGCGAGCAGCTTCCGTGCTGTATTGATTGCTGACCACGGCATCACCTTCCCTCGCCACTCTCCCATATGGCATCTGCTCCTCAAGAATTACATCCGAAAGGGGGGCAGGGTGATTATTTGCTGCGGATTTCCGTGTGGTGTTATCCCGAGAGACTTTGACACCATGTTCTCTGAGATCGAGGGGTTGGATTGGAAGTTTGCTGGTTGTTCACGGGGTGAATATGGAAGGGCTGAGGCTCCGGGACAGGGGAAAGATGCATTGCCTGATGTAGTTGATTGGAATGCTGTTAAGTTGCGGGCGGAGGGAATGAAACCCGGTGAGAGCTGGTATTCTGATTCAACGGGTGATAGTGCGGCTGCGATGGCtaaggttggagaggggtggttgggATACGTTGGGAATGTAGACGTTGACGGAGATACTGCGATGATTATTTTGAGAATGTGTGGCTTTGATGAGTCGGAAGGTGGCCGAGGAGTCTACCTCAAAGAGTAG
- the mns1B_2 gene encoding Mannosyl-oligosaccharide alpha-1,2-mannosidase 1B (EggNog:ENOG503NUBI; COG:G), with amino-acid sequence MASPTCAQDGVQHNFLQWVPYFLSSNYETNLQHDCCLLGVDLSTSCVVNFFSNNTVNSFGNITRGHFEANPDIAGYGVWISLASALFVNIVAILFVVREWSYRLRGKKSKILPTTNKSNSKGHPSSMTQKGKNTAKGVYSWLKSWMKELFRVTIDAQLVLAFSYALNFGLESKCTLSAYHYNFAVDTLILSLSCVTLSVYVLDDFWRSKWIGCLRTAASIIIYTFLCRYLYYQMERNTSPELMFTPTPGRSDSSLLLPMACFLDPDLDPFISLAPEQRDAIGGPGPKVTPAFVFCYMLAVGYVGAHLEKFLTRNRPNYHQNVFLTTAFVVLCSIPCFLSYAHLTILRDWVDMSGWMEVANGGGSPEKEIRSIGQIMPLATIFWILAISFDTGKLARRGVANQQAHR; translated from the exons atggcatcaccaacctGTGCACAAGACGGTGTTCAGCACAACTTCTTGCAATGGGTGCCCTATTTCCTGTCCTCCAATTATGAGACCAATCTTCAGCATGACTGTTGTCTTCTCGGTGTTGACCTCAGCACCAGCTGCGTTGTCAACTttttctccaacaacactgtCAATTCATTTGGCAATATTACTCGTGGCCACTTTGAAGCTAACCCAGACATTGCTGGATACGGA GTGTGGATATCTCTCGCTTCGGCACTTTTCGTCAACATCGTGGCTATTCTGTTTGTAGTGCGGGAGTGGTCATATCGCCTCCGGGGAAAGAAATCAAAGAT TCTTCCCACAACGAAcaaaagcaacagcaagGGTCACCCCTCCAGCATGACACAGAAAGGAAAGAACACAGCCAAAGGGGTCTACTCCTGGCTCAAGTCCTGGATGAAAGAGCTCTTCAGGGTGACGATCGATGCTCAACTtgtcctcgccttctcctaTGCCCTCAACTTTGGTCTGGAGTCCAAATGCACCCTTTCAGCCTACCACTACAACTTCGCCGTCGATACACTCATCTTGTCACTGTCTTGCGTCACACTTTCAGTCTATGTACTTGACGACTTTTGGAGGTCCAAATGGATCGGATGCCTGCGAACGGCCGCCTCCATCATCATATATACATTTCTTTGTCGGTACCTGTACTACCAAATGGAAAGGAACACGTCCCCCGAACTGATGTTCACCCCAACCCCGGGCCGTTCTGACAGCTCGCTTCTCCTTCCCATGGCATGTTTTCTCGATCCTGACCTGGACCCGTTTATCAGCCTGGCCCCTGAGCAGAGAGACGCGATTGGCGGGCCCGGGCCTAAGGTCACCCCAGCCTTTGTCTTTTGCTATATGCTAGCAGTGGGATACGTTGGTGCCCATCTGGAGAAGTTCTTGACGAGAAATAGGCCGAATTATCACCAGAATGTCTTCCTGACAACAGCGTTTGTTGTGTTGTGCAGCATCCCGTGCTTCCTGTCGTATGCCCACCTCACAATTCTGCGGGACTGGGTTGACATGTCAGGCTGGATGGAGGTTGccaatggtggtggcagcCCTGAGAAGGAAATCCGGAGTATTGGACAAATTATGCCCCTCGCGACCATCTTCTGGATTCTTGCTATCTCTTTTGATACTGGGAAGTTGGCCCGCAGGGGGGTGGCAAATCAACAGGCACATCGATAG
- the BIM1 gene encoding microtubule integrity protein mal3 (COG:Z; BUSCO:EOG09264KO7; EggNog:ENOG503NZ7G) codes for MGESRQELVQWLNSLLQLNITKVEQCGTGAALCQVYDSIFQDVPMSRVKFNANTEYAYIQNFKVLQNTFTRHHIDRSIPVESLVKCKMQDNLEFLQWTKKFWDQYYPGGDYDAVARRKGAPTGPAGGAAPRVTASAARRPGGTTPTTGPRVGAKAAAPSAASLALQQENTTLKETVVGLERERDFYFSKLRDIELLVQQAVEEDPELEKQEDGLVKQIQTILYSTEEGFEIPETEQLDDQETF; via the exons ATGGGTGAATCGCG GCAAGAGCTTGTGCAGTggctcaacagcctcctgcagctcaacatcaccaaggtCGAGCAATGTGGTACTGG CGCCGCCCTCTGCCAGGTCTACGACAGCATCTTCCAAGATGTTCCCATGTCCCGAGTCAAGTTCAACGCCAACACCGAGTATGCATACATTCAGAATTTCAAAGTCCTGCAAA ACACCTTCACCCGGCATCACATCGACCGATCGATCCCCGTAGAGTCGCTCGTGAAGTGCAAGATGCAGGACAATCTTGAGTTCCTGCAGTGGACCAAAAAGTTCTGGGACCAATACTATCCCGGCGGTGACTACGATGCCGTGGCCAGACGGAAGGGCGCCCCAACCGGACCTGCTGGAGGTGCGGCTCCCCGCGTGACGGCGTCTGCGGCGAGACGTCCGGGTGGgaccactcccaccaccggCCCTCGAGTTGGGGCCAAGGCCGCTGCTCCCAGCGCCGCCTCTCTCGCCCTGCAACAGGAGAACACCACCCTTAAGGAGACCGTCGTCGGCCTTGAGAGGGAGCGTGATTTCTACTTCAGCAAGCTCCGCGACATTGAGCTCCTTGTCCAGCaagctgtggaggaggaccccgagctcgagaagcaaGAGGACGGCCTGGTCAAGCAGATTCAGACCATCCTGTACTCGACCGAGGAAGGCTTTGAGATTCCCGAGACGGAGCAGCTTGACGACCAAGAGACATTTTAA